A stretch of DNA from Blastopirellula marina:
GAATTCCATAATCGGAGGTTAACGCGTACGAAATCGCATGAGGTAGCGTTGTCTTGCTGATGTTGATCGCCTTTCCGGCCAAGTGCGCGGCTTGGCACATTGCCCCGCGCGATGGGGCCGACGAGCGATGCGTGGCTTCCGCTAAACTGTTCTTCGCGAGTCGAGCTGCCTCCACGGCGTAGCCCACAGATTCCTCTGTTGCCCCGACGGACCAAATCGACTCAATTGCCTGACAGAACGCATCCAGTCCCGTTGCAGCGGTCATTCTTGGCGGAACACTATAAGTCAACTTTGGATCGATGATCACCCAACCGGGCAACAGGCAACTTGAAGCAATCGAGTACTTTTGTCCTTCGACGTACACCACGGCAAAATGGGTCGCTTCGCTGCCCGTCCCAGCGGTCGTGGGAATTGCGATCAGAGGTAAGCTTCCGTTTGGAAATGAAAATCCGCGCGGTGCGACTTCCCGCGGCGCTGCTTCGTGCTGCGAGAATGCTGCAATCATCTTCGCCAAATCGATCGCCGTTCCCCCACCGAATGCGATGACGGCGTCCGGATTGGCCTCGCGGCAAGCGATAACCCCTCGCTCGACATCCTCGATTTTGGGATTGGGCTGAAAGTTGCTAAAGCGAGCGATATTCTCCGGCTTCAATTCACTACGCAGCACCTCGCTTGCTCCTGATTGCTCCCACGCAATCTCGTCAACCACTAAGAAGATGTTTCGCGCCTTTGCTTCGCGAAGAATCTTTCCCAGCTCGGCCAAAGCACCTTCGGCGATGGTCACGGCTTGTTGATTCAAAGGTGCACTCAACCAAGTATCCCTGCTGGAGGTAGTAAGCGAATTAAGACGCGGATAGCTCATCTTCGGAAAGCGTGATGTCCCACATCTCAATGCCATCCATCTGAATCCATTCCGCATGCAGCTTAGCTGGCTGCTGAGTCGAATCGACTTCCAAACGCATCCAGACATGCGGAATCGCTTCGCCGCGAACCAAATTAGGGTGAGGCACGTTCAATTTCGGGATCGTCGAGTCATGAATGGGCGAAACAATGAACTGATGGATCGGATATCCAACCGACTTCTCCGTGTCGTACTTAAGCAGCCGCGAGCAATGAATATCGCCGCCGATCAGCACGACACCGCTGATTTGGTTCTCACCAATGAACTTGAAGAGGGCATCGCGTTCATGGGTATAAGATCCCCAGTCGTCCGACTCAGTATTTTCTTTATCGTCCCAGATCATCCCGCATGTCAGCAATTTGAACTTCGCTTTCGATGCCAATAGTGACTCTTTCAGCCATTTCCATTGTTCCGCCCCCAAGAGCGTGGGCAGCGAGGGATCAACAGGCGACTTCTCAGTTCGGGCAAACCAACGGGTGTCGAGTAGAAAGACCTCAACCGGGCCGTACTCGAACTTCGTGTAGATGCCTTGTTCGCCTTGGCCGTATTCGTGATTGGCTCGGTATTCAACGAACGCTTTGCGCGAATTCTCTTTACCCGACAACCGCCCGTCAGAATCGTTCTTTCCGAAATCATGATCGTCCCACGTTCCCCATGTTGGCGTATGTTCGATCAGTTTGGCCAATTGCGGAATACTAAGAAACTCGCGATGTTTTTGCCGGGCAACTTCCAGCTTCGTCGAATCAATGTAGGGTGTGTCCCCTAACAATACCAAGCCGTCAATCGATTGTTCGTCGATCTGCGACCAAAGCCTAATCGGCTTGCTCTTGGCACACGATCCGAATGCCAGGGAAATTTTGCGTAGAGCGGTTGGCTCGGGGGCCGTTCTGAAGTGACACTGCTCATCCGTCAATCGAACACCTCGCACATCCACGATCGCATAGTAGTATTCGGTTGCTGGCTGCAGCCCAGTCACTCTCCACTTAACGCACAAATCGTTCTCGGCATTTGCAGCAGCTTTTAGTTTCCATATATCTTTTCCACCTCTCCCCACGACTAGTGAATATTCAGACTCGTCACTTCCCCGAAACCAGATGTTGGCGTTGGTCGGTCCGACATGACCGACCATCGGCCCAACGGCTTCTAGGGGAGCGTCATCGGCAGCTAAAGTTGGATGAGCCAAGAGTGAGGCAGTCGTCAGCGCGAGCATTGCTCGGCGGTCCAAATCGGATGACATGGCGGGTCCTCTTAGCGGAGGTAGGTAGTTCGATTGATTCGCCGGAATGAACACCCATGCCATCCCGACTGAACTCGCAATATTTTCGACGAATGTTTCCTGGGAGTCAACACTGTAGACATTACGTCAACATGAAGATTAGGTAACAAATCGATGAACACGCGAGTATGGTCGGAAGTCTAAGACGCACAAAATGTTGTTCAACGCTGTTCTAAGGTGTTAGCTTGGGGGTTCGATGCCTGTCTGAGGAAGTGATCGGTAAGAAAGGACTTCTCATGCGACTCATCTCACTTCTAGGACTTGTCATGCTGGTCGCTTTGAGCTTGGCCTGCGACCAATCCGCGCAGGTGGTCCCGGAAACAATACCTCTTGGTGAAATCGGCTTCGGCGTGGTCGTCGATCAAGACGGAAAGCCGGTTGCCGATGCCGAGGTTTTCGGATTGTGGAAATATCCCAGCGACATCGCTCCGCCCGTGTTAGCGAAAACCAGAACCGATCAGTTCGGTATGTTCTCGCTAAAGCCGCCTCCAGGTATACGAACTCCTTCTTTCGCCGTTGTCATCCGCGACCATCAAGGCAACATCGGAACTGGCGGACAGTATGCTCGCGACGGTCTCGTTCCCATGCTGCGAATCGAACTCGTGCCCGAAACGTTTTTTCACGTGCACGTCGTTGACCAGCAAGGCCAAGCATGTCCAGGCGTCGAAGTGGCATGCGATTCGCTTCTTGCTTACGGATCGGAAGCGGTAGCGACAACCGATGTAAACGGTTTTGCGAAAGTCTTGTACATTAAGATGCATATCAACCATGACAAACTGGTCGCACGATTACCACGAAAGGGACTTTCCTGCGAGCGAATTGTTCAGCCGCCGGTCAGTGGAGAGACTCCCCCCAAGGTCGTGATGACGCTAACTCCGGTGCAGCCATACCAGGTGGAGGTGGTCGATTCCTCAGGCCGCCCTGTTCCAAACGCGATGGTCGCCGTCAAGAGGATGCAGTTAAGCGGTCTCTATGAATCGACTATCGATGGCTATTACGAAGAAACCGATGCCAACGGACTTGCAACTGTTGACTTGTCCGGGGGACGTGGCTATCTCAAGTTTGCCAAGATTGGTTTTTGCGATCGTCCCGCAAGCGTCAAACCTAGCGATTTCTTATCAAAGACATCTGGTCAACCGATTCCCAAACGCGTGGTTCTACCCGAGCAAACGACCATTGAAACGACCATCATCAACGAATCGGGCGTCGCACTTACGGACTTCCAAGTAGAAGTTCGTGGCTCCGGTCGCTGGTTCCCGAAAATTGAACAATCGCGGCGTCTCGACGATGCGAATTCATGCTCAATTCGCCTACCGGTTGAAAGTCGGATCGCCATTTGGGCAACTAGCGGAAGCTATCGAACAGAAGCAATTCCGCTTTCGATCCCACACGGCTCGAACCCGCAGGCAATCCAACTTGTCTTTCAATCACCTACCAAGGTGCGTGGAACATTGCTTGCCGTTTCAAACGGCCAACCAATCGCTCGTCGTAGGATCGCCGTGACTGGTAATGTACTTCCCAGAGACCAAATTGACGACGCTTGGTTAACGCCCAAGGTCTGGAACTTGGATCCACCAGAGTACGAGCAACTTACCTGTGACGACGTCGAGGCGATGACCGACGATGAAGGGAAGTTCGAGCTCGCTTTGGCGCCGGGCGAATATCACCTACAAGAGGCCAGCCGAGGTGAATCCGTTACGATCAAAGTTGATTCAGCAAAGCCGCTTGATCTTACGGTCTGGGGAGCAAAGCTTCCGTGCGGACAAGTGACCGGGCAGATCGCGTTGGCAGACGGAGTACGAGCTGATATTGGCGAACTGACGATCCTTTGTCGTCCGCACAACACGATGAGGCAGCTGCCGGCACCGCAGCTCTCGCAGGACGGAACCTTCACGCTGCCAATCGCACCGGTTGCACAAACGGTGTTGGCTTGGAACAAGCGTGGAGACTTAGCAGGATCAGCGACGATTTTGCCCCATTCCCAAACAGCCGTTGTTAGCCTAAAGCGAACGGTATTTGTCGAAGGTAGGATGTATGATCCTGAAACGCTAAGGCCCGATTCTAGCTTGAGACCTCACATTCAATTGATGGTCGATGTTGGTCGCGGGAAGTGGATGAAGTTGAAAGAAGAGCTTGTACTTCCCAGCGGAACCGACTTCCACATCACCGGCCTAATTCCGGGCGCGCAATATTGGCTATCCCCAAGACAGTTCACAGTCGCCGACTTCAACACAACAACGAATCCCGATGTAATCGCATTCACCGCACCTGACGTGGGCATGTTGAATATTGGACCACTTTTCGGAACACCGCAACATGGGCAAGACATCTCTAAGCTAGATACTCAACTCGCATTCCATCCACCGATTCCTTTGGTTACTCGATTTGGTATTGCCGCGAATGCCGCTAGCCGTCTTGATCAGAAACTCTTAGTGGTCTTAGCGGATCTCTACGATCGACTCACGCAAGAGTTACTAATGCAGACGCGACAGTTCGATCACGAACATGCGGACCTGCAGCAGGCCATTCAACCATATCAACTGATATGGATTGATAAGGATACGCTTTCGGAAGAAGATCTCCAGCGTTACCCTCTCCCAAACAACGGCGGCTCGAAGTTGTTGGTGATGGACGCTGCTGGAAATACGTTAGATGAAATTCCGTTTGGCAAATTACAAGAGGACAACCAGTGGAACTGGGATCGCTTACTATCCTTCTTGAAGCGACACGGAAGTGAAACACTCGATGCGTTAGAGATATATGAGGCAGCGATTCAACAGGCTCGCCTAGACAACAAACTTGTCCTGGTTACGTACGGTCACTACGGTCAACATGACTTCGTCGATTTAGAGATAAACCTAGAAGCGAGTGCCCGCACCCTATCGCAGTTCTGCGTGATGTGCTCACTAAAAAGCCGAATGCCCCAGGCTCCCTTGATTGCGGAACGGCTATGGGCGAATGCGTCTGACACTTCCTACCCTTGGATGATTCTCGTCGCGCCGGAGAATGGCAAAGATCGATACGCTCTACATTCCGAGCCCATCATTTTCTCCCCCTCAGAACGCGCGAGTACCGTGCGAAAATTGATTGAAAGCGCCAAACAGCTAAGGAGGACCATGCAATTCGCCCGCCCATGACGCCATCTCCTGACCGAGTGGCTACCTGTCACTAATAACCTGTAGATCCCAGTCGCGATCCAATCGGTACTTAGAACACTATGCTTGTGGCGATTGGAAAACACACAAGACCAAAGCTTCAGCCTCGTAGGAATTAATTAAACGATGCGGAATACTGGCATCAAAGTAAAGACTGTCACCTGTTCCAAGGTGAAATACCTCACCGTCGTATTCGAAATCGACGTTTCCCGACTCCACGAGCAGGAATTCTTCCCCCACATGCGCCATCGCTTCCTTTCGAGCCACGCCGGGCGGAAGCGTAATGATGAAGGGATCCATCGATCGCGACTTTCGTCGGTACGCCAACGAATGGTAGACGGCTGTATTTTCTGAGGATTGATCCCGTTCGACAATCTTGCGTTCGTCGCTTCGCACAATTGTTAATGCTGGCTTCTCATCAAGTCCTTCAACCAGCTTCGATGTCGTCACACCCAACGCTCGCGCAATCTCGGCCAGGGCGGGCAACGACGGAGTTACGCGAAAATTCTCGACTTTCGATAACCAGCTACGCGTCAGCCCTGTACGCGACGCAACTTCTTCCAACGTCAAACGCTGATCGATACGAAGCGCACGAATTCGTTCTGCCAGTTCAACTAAGTTCATCGCGGTATTATAGACACGACCCAAATTTGCACAACGATTCGGTTGACCAGCCTCGCAAATACTTAACACTGTAAAACTTCATGCAACCACTCAGATTCGAAGAAAGGCTACCTTCCGAACAGTGGCTCACGCATTTCGTCGTTAGTAGCTTGCCACTTCATAATGAGTTCGTTGAATCGCTCCGAATACTTAGGCAGATCGGCCAGATTATTCGATTCGCCTGGATCCTCCGCTAAATCGTATAACTCCCAGTCGTCTCGCTGAGCGTATCCATTTGGAGCGACAATCTTCCAGCGTCCTTGCCGAAGCGCAGCACGTTTACCTTGTCGCCAGTACAAGGTGCGATCTGCCGATGGTTCGTTCTTCAGTAGATTGATACCGTCGAGCGATTGCTTCGGTGTTTGCCCCAAATATGAAGTGAGGGTTGCATAGAGATCGACGGAACTGACCACCGCATCGCTCGTCGTCCCACCCTTGAGTTTGCCTGGCCAGCGCACGAGGAAGGGAACGCGAATGCCTCCTTCGTACATGCTGCCCTTGCCGTCGCGAAGTGGCAAATTGCTGGCTGTGGTCTCCTTAGTTGGTCCGCCATTGTCACTGATGAACATCACGAGCGTGTTCTTGTCTTGCTTAACCTCCCTGAGCGTTTCGAGAATCTCGCCCACACTCTTGTCGAGATCATACAACATCGCTAGAAAGATGCGTCGCTGAATATCCTCTTCCTCCGCGAACTTGGTAAGCGTTTCGTTCTTGGCTTGCAGCGGGCTGTGTACGGCATTGTATGCCACGCACAGGAACCAAGGATCGTCATGGTAACGGCGGATGAAGGAAGTCGCTTCACGAGTTATGGCATCGGTAAAGTAGGCCTCTTCGATAACCGGCTGGCCACCGCGAAGAACGGGGTTATTGGCATCGTAGGCAGGTTCGTCATGCCCCATGTGCGAGGAGTAAACAAGATGTTCATTTACTTGGTAGCGACCGTCGCTTCCCGGCGGCAGCCCTTTACGCCGTATCCAGGTCGTCGTGTTGTTCCACGGGCTGGGAACGAAGTAGTGCC
This window harbors:
- a CDS encoding phosphonoacetaldehyde reductase, with the translated sequence MSAPLNQQAVTIAEGALAELGKILREAKARNIFLVVDEIAWEQSGASEVLRSELKPENIARFSNFQPNPKIEDVERGVIACREANPDAVIAFGGGTAIDLAKMIAAFSQHEAAPREVAPRGFSFPNGSLPLIAIPTTAGTGSEATHFAVVYVEGQKYSIASSCLLPGWVIIDPKLTYSVPPRMTAATGLDAFCQAIESIWSVGATEESVGYAVEAARLAKNSLAEATHRSSAPSRGAMCQAAHLAGKAINISKTTLPHAISYALTSDYGIPHGAAVAATLSCVLAFNFEVSAEDCSDPRGVEHVRRRLAMILEVLEADDAEEACQNVERLIQNLNCFPSLAAAGVVSDEQIRAIASRVNLERLANNPRRIAQDQLIALLRHSQTSPR
- a CDS encoding alkaline phosphatase D family protein; this translates as MSSDLDRRAMLALTTASLLAHPTLAADDAPLEAVGPMVGHVGPTNANIWFRGSDESEYSLVVGRGGKDIWKLKAAANAENDLCVKWRVTGLQPATEYYYAIVDVRGVRLTDEQCHFRTAPEPTALRKISLAFGSCAKSKPIRLWSQIDEQSIDGLVLLGDTPYIDSTKLEVARQKHREFLSIPQLAKLIEHTPTWGTWDDHDFGKNDSDGRLSGKENSRKAFVEYRANHEYGQGEQGIYTKFEYGPVEVFLLDTRWFARTEKSPVDPSLPTLLGAEQWKWLKESLLASKAKFKLLTCGMIWDDKENTESDDWGSYTHERDALFKFIGENQISGVVLIGGDIHCSRLLKYDTEKSVGYPIHQFIVSPIHDSTIPKLNVPHPNLVRGEAIPHVWMRLEVDSTQQPAKLHAEWIQMDGIEMWDITLSEDELSAS
- a CDS encoding carboxypeptidase-like regulatory domain-containing protein; its protein translation is MRLISLLGLVMLVALSLACDQSAQVVPETIPLGEIGFGVVVDQDGKPVADAEVFGLWKYPSDIAPPVLAKTRTDQFGMFSLKPPPGIRTPSFAVVIRDHQGNIGTGGQYARDGLVPMLRIELVPETFFHVHVVDQQGQACPGVEVACDSLLAYGSEAVATTDVNGFAKVLYIKMHINHDKLVARLPRKGLSCERIVQPPVSGETPPKVVMTLTPVQPYQVEVVDSSGRPVPNAMVAVKRMQLSGLYESTIDGYYEETDANGLATVDLSGGRGYLKFAKIGFCDRPASVKPSDFLSKTSGQPIPKRVVLPEQTTIETTIINESGVALTDFQVEVRGSGRWFPKIEQSRRLDDANSCSIRLPVESRIAIWATSGSYRTEAIPLSIPHGSNPQAIQLVFQSPTKVRGTLLAVSNGQPIARRRIAVTGNVLPRDQIDDAWLTPKVWNLDPPEYEQLTCDDVEAMTDDEGKFELALAPGEYHLQEASRGESVTIKVDSAKPLDLTVWGAKLPCGQVTGQIALADGVRADIGELTILCRPHNTMRQLPAPQLSQDGTFTLPIAPVAQTVLAWNKRGDLAGSATILPHSQTAVVSLKRTVFVEGRMYDPETLRPDSSLRPHIQLMVDVGRGKWMKLKEELVLPSGTDFHITGLIPGAQYWLSPRQFTVADFNTTTNPDVIAFTAPDVGMLNIGPLFGTPQHGQDISKLDTQLAFHPPIPLVTRFGIAANAASRLDQKLLVVLADLYDRLTQELLMQTRQFDHEHADLQQAIQPYQLIWIDKDTLSEEDLQRYPLPNNGGSKLLVMDAAGNTLDEIPFGKLQEDNQWNWDRLLSFLKRHGSETLDALEIYEAAIQQARLDNKLVLVTYGHYGQHDFVDLEINLEASARTLSQFCVMCSLKSRMPQAPLIAERLWANASDTSYPWMILVAPENGKDRYALHSEPIIFSPSERASTVRKLIESAKQLRRTMQFARP
- a CDS encoding helix-turn-helix domain-containing protein: MNLVELAERIRALRIDQRLTLEEVASRTGLTRSWLSKVENFRVTPSLPALAEIARALGVTTSKLVEGLDEKPALTIVRSDERKIVERDQSSENTAVYHSLAYRRKSRSMDPFIITLPPGVARKEAMAHVGEEFLLVESGNVDFEYDGEVFHLGTGDSLYFDASIPHRLINSYEAEALVLCVFQSPQA
- a CDS encoding sulfatase-like hydrolase/transferase — translated: MFKAPIRKWLCCFVLLPLISGLIGIDETNAAQHPDLPNVLLLVADDLGYAELGCQGNADVQTPQIDALAKQAVRYTQGYVTAPNCSPSRAGFLSGRFPTRFGYEFNPIGPRNEDPDTGFPRQQFTLAELLHDTGYTTGLVGKWHLGGAADFHPQRHGFDEFFGFLHEGHYFVPSPWNNTTTWIRRKGLPPGSDGRYQVNEHLVYSSHMGHDEPAYDANNPVLRGGQPVIEEAYFTDAITREATSFIRRYHDDPWFLCVAYNAVHSPLQAKNETLTKFAEEEDIQRRIFLAMLYDLDKSVGEILETLREVKQDKNTLVMFISDNGGPTKETTASNLPLRDGKGSMYEGGIRVPFLVRWPGKLKGGTTSDAVVSSVDLYATLTSYLGQTPKQSLDGINLLKNEPSADRTLYWRQGKRAALRQGRWKIVAPNGYAQRDDWELYDLAEDPGESNNLADLPKYSERFNELIMKWQATNDEMREPLFGR